The following coding sequences are from one Nicotiana tomentosiformis chromosome 3, ASM39032v3, whole genome shotgun sequence window:
- the LOC104103801 gene encoding putative late blight resistance protein homolog R1B-16 isoform X2: protein MEVGYIASPVILGHEDEAETLLKRLVGRPKELDIVPIVGMPGLGKTTLATKLYSHETVMGHFDVRSWCCISQVYDRRKVLSEILKRLDKQNTAREESDPSEWADELRKLLKGKRYLIVVDDLWSIDSWDDLRTIFPDDNKGSRIVLTTRLNDVASYTSNNPHHLRHLTEEESWELLKKTVFEEESCPDELEEIGNEIASSCLGLPLAIVLTAGLLARGEKEVGYWKEVTLNLSSNLFHDAKWLMEVIELSYKYLLHHLRPCFLYFGTFLEDEEIPIWKLIQLWICEGFIPHNEFIELTSLEHVATSYLLELIGSNLVTVAKRSSLGRLKVVRVHDLIHQFCSKKAQEEIHLLQIYGSGYNNPQVATDMTSWRIVCSDIHNFMMWNPPTEGTHSLRFTVSSSAIRSTEQFEDSLEAFKLLTVLDLENVKVIDSFPQGILLLIHLRYLSISGAFREVPSAINFLVNLETLILKSVDRWVKLPKTIWDMVNLRHLQLSGISRFWCSSLPENSQNPSQLGKLETLCTVRFHLPYDNPIISHILRNIVKLVCVIRDDDFESQSCQPVFQSLDRLQSLSLNYYSHNIALSRREFDFPSTLRKLTLLYFDFRDPWRRISTIGELPNLENLNLDSCHIEEDKWDVNVGEFRNLNILKLQSLGIVKWNASEDAFPNLKRLVLRHCGKLESIPSSFESLYSLQLIEVENCSQSSTNSAMEIKETQIEEMGNAQFNVIISDS, encoded by the exons ATGGAAGTCGGGTATATCGCATCACCAGTAATTCTAGGACATGAGGACGAAGCGGAAACGCTCCTCAAGCGACTTGTAGGAAGACCAAAAGAATTAGACATTGTACCTATTGTCGGAATGCCTGGATTGGGCAAGACGACTTTAGCTACAAAATTGTATTCTCATGAAACTGTAATGGGGCATTTTGATGTCCGTTCATGGTGCTGTATTTCACAAGTGTATGACCGGAGAAAGGTACTATCAGAGATTTTGAAACGACTTGACAAGCAGAATACAGCAAGAGAAGAAAGTGATCCCAGCGAATGGGCCGATGAGCTACGCAAATTATTGAAAGGAAAGAGATATCTCATTGTAGTAGATGATCTGTGGAGCATTGATTCATGGGATGACTTGCGAACAATTTTCCCGGATGATAACAAGGGAAGTAGGATTGTTTTGACTACTAGGCTAAACGATGTCGCTTCCTACACCTCAAATAATCCTCACCATCTTCGACATCTTACAGAAGAAGAAAGTTGGGAGCTATTGAAGAAGACAGTATTCGAGGAAGAAAGTTGTCCCGATGAACTTGAAGAGATCGGAAATGAAATTGCAAGCAGTTGTTTAGGTTTACCTCTTGCAATAGTTTTGACAGCAGGGCTTCTTGCCAGGGGAGAAAAGGAAGTGGGTTACTGGAAAGAAGTCACTCTAAATTTGAGTTCAAACCTTTTTCATGATGCGAAATGGTTAATGGAGGTAATCGAATTGAGCTACAAGTATTTGCTTCATCATTTGAGACCATGTTTCCTGTACTTTGGAACATTTCTCGAGGATGAAGAAATACCAATATGGAAGTTGATACAATTATGGATCTGCGAAGGATTTATACCCCACAATGAGTTCATTGAGTTGACAAGCTTGGAACATGTTGCGACAAGTTACTTACTGGAGCTTATTGGGAGTAACCTTGTAACGGTTGCCAAAAGAAGTTCCTTGGGCAGACTCAAAGTTGTTCGTGTTCACGATCTCATACATCAGTTTTGCTCGAAAAAAGCTCAAGAAGAAATACATTTACTACAGATTTATGG TTCTGGCTATAATAATCCTCAAGTTGCAACTGATATGACTTCTTGGCGCATTGTTTGCTCTGATATACATAATTTTATGATGTGGAATCCTCCCACGGAAGGTACTCATTCTTTGCGCTTCACTGTCTCTAGTAGCGCCATCCGCTCAACAGAACAATTTGAGGACTCCTTAGAAGCTTTCAAATTATTAACAGTGCTGGATTTGGAGAATGTTAAAGTCATTGATTCATTTCCCCAAGGAATTCTACTCTTGATTCATTTAAGGTACCTGTCAATAAGTGGTGCTTTTCGTGAAGTTCCATCAGCTATAAACTTTCTTGTCAATTTAGAGACATTGATTTTGAAGAGTGTTGATCGCTGGGTTAAGCTACCAAAGACCATATGGGATATGGTTAACTTGAGGCATTTGCAACTATCTGGTATATCTCGTTTTTGGTGTTCATCTTTACCTGAAAATTCACAAAACCCTTCCCAATTAGGAAAGCTGGAAACTTTATGCACAGTTAGGTTTCATCTTCCTTATGACAACCCCATTATAAGTCATATACTACGTAATATTGTAAAATTGGTATGCGTGATCCGTGATGATGATTTCGAATCCCAGTCATGCCAACCAGTTTTTCAGTCTCTAGATCGACTGCAATCACTTTCTCTCAATTATTATAGTCATAATATTGCACTTTCTCGACGAGAGTTTGACTTCCCATCAACTCTCAGAAAATTGACACTGCTCTATTTCGACTTTCGCGATCCATGGAGAAGAATTTCGACCATTGGAGAGCTACCTAACCTTGAAAACTTAAATCTAGATAGTTGCCACATTGAGGAGGACAAGTGGGATGTCAATGTCGGGGAGTTTCGTAATCTTAATATCCTGAAACTACAGTCTCTGGGAATTGTCAAATGGAATGCCTCGGAGGATGCTTTCCCGAACCTCAAGCGGCTAGTGTTGCGTCATTGTGGTAAACTAGAAAGCATACCTTCTAGTTTTGAGAGCTTGTATTCACTACAGTTAATTGAAGTGGAGAATTGCAGCCAATCTAGCACGAATTCTGCTATGGAAATTAAGGAAACACAAATTGAAGAGATGGGAAATGCCCAATTCAATGTCATTATCTCAGATTCATGA
- the LOC104103801 gene encoding putative late blight resistance protein homolog R1B-16 isoform X1: MEVGYIASPVILGHEDEAETLLKRLVGRPKELDIVPIVGMPGLGKTTLATKLYSHETVMGHFDVRSWCCISQVYDRRKVLSEILKRLDKQNTAREESDPSEWADELRKLLKGKRYLIVVDDLWSIDSWDDLRTIFPDDNKGSRIVLTTRLNDVASYTSNNPHHLRHLTEEESWELLKKTVFEEESCPDELEEIGNEIASSCLGLPLAIVLTAGLLARGEKEVGYWKEVTLNLSSNLFHDAKWLMEVIELSYKYLLHHLRPCFLYFGTFLEDEEIPIWKLIQLWICEGFIPHNEFIELTSLEHVATSYLLELIGSNLVTVAKRSSLGRLKVVRVHDLIHQFCSKKAQEEIHLLQIYGSRSSGYNNPQVATDMTSWRIVCSDIHNFMMWNPPTEGTHSLRFTVSSSAIRSTEQFEDSLEAFKLLTVLDLENVKVIDSFPQGILLLIHLRYLSISGAFREVPSAINFLVNLETLILKSVDRWVKLPKTIWDMVNLRHLQLSGISRFWCSSLPENSQNPSQLGKLETLCTVRFHLPYDNPIISHILRNIVKLVCVIRDDDFESQSCQPVFQSLDRLQSLSLNYYSHNIALSRREFDFPSTLRKLTLLYFDFRDPWRRISTIGELPNLENLNLDSCHIEEDKWDVNVGEFRNLNILKLQSLGIVKWNASEDAFPNLKRLVLRHCGKLESIPSSFESLYSLQLIEVENCSQSSTNSAMEIKETQIEEMGNAQFNVIISDS, translated from the exons ATGGAAGTCGGGTATATCGCATCACCAGTAATTCTAGGACATGAGGACGAAGCGGAAACGCTCCTCAAGCGACTTGTAGGAAGACCAAAAGAATTAGACATTGTACCTATTGTCGGAATGCCTGGATTGGGCAAGACGACTTTAGCTACAAAATTGTATTCTCATGAAACTGTAATGGGGCATTTTGATGTCCGTTCATGGTGCTGTATTTCACAAGTGTATGACCGGAGAAAGGTACTATCAGAGATTTTGAAACGACTTGACAAGCAGAATACAGCAAGAGAAGAAAGTGATCCCAGCGAATGGGCCGATGAGCTACGCAAATTATTGAAAGGAAAGAGATATCTCATTGTAGTAGATGATCTGTGGAGCATTGATTCATGGGATGACTTGCGAACAATTTTCCCGGATGATAACAAGGGAAGTAGGATTGTTTTGACTACTAGGCTAAACGATGTCGCTTCCTACACCTCAAATAATCCTCACCATCTTCGACATCTTACAGAAGAAGAAAGTTGGGAGCTATTGAAGAAGACAGTATTCGAGGAAGAAAGTTGTCCCGATGAACTTGAAGAGATCGGAAATGAAATTGCAAGCAGTTGTTTAGGTTTACCTCTTGCAATAGTTTTGACAGCAGGGCTTCTTGCCAGGGGAGAAAAGGAAGTGGGTTACTGGAAAGAAGTCACTCTAAATTTGAGTTCAAACCTTTTTCATGATGCGAAATGGTTAATGGAGGTAATCGAATTGAGCTACAAGTATTTGCTTCATCATTTGAGACCATGTTTCCTGTACTTTGGAACATTTCTCGAGGATGAAGAAATACCAATATGGAAGTTGATACAATTATGGATCTGCGAAGGATTTATACCCCACAATGAGTTCATTGAGTTGACAAGCTTGGAACATGTTGCGACAAGTTACTTACTGGAGCTTATTGGGAGTAACCTTGTAACGGTTGCCAAAAGAAGTTCCTTGGGCAGACTCAAAGTTGTTCGTGTTCACGATCTCATACATCAGTTTTGCTCGAAAAAAGCTCAAGAAGAAATACATTTACTACAGATTTATGG ATCCCGCAGTTCTGGCTATAATAATCCTCAAGTTGCAACTGATATGACTTCTTGGCGCATTGTTTGCTCTGATATACATAATTTTATGATGTGGAATCCTCCCACGGAAGGTACTCATTCTTTGCGCTTCACTGTCTCTAGTAGCGCCATCCGCTCAACAGAACAATTTGAGGACTCCTTAGAAGCTTTCAAATTATTAACAGTGCTGGATTTGGAGAATGTTAAAGTCATTGATTCATTTCCCCAAGGAATTCTACTCTTGATTCATTTAAGGTACCTGTCAATAAGTGGTGCTTTTCGTGAAGTTCCATCAGCTATAAACTTTCTTGTCAATTTAGAGACATTGATTTTGAAGAGTGTTGATCGCTGGGTTAAGCTACCAAAGACCATATGGGATATGGTTAACTTGAGGCATTTGCAACTATCTGGTATATCTCGTTTTTGGTGTTCATCTTTACCTGAAAATTCACAAAACCCTTCCCAATTAGGAAAGCTGGAAACTTTATGCACAGTTAGGTTTCATCTTCCTTATGACAACCCCATTATAAGTCATATACTACGTAATATTGTAAAATTGGTATGCGTGATCCGTGATGATGATTTCGAATCCCAGTCATGCCAACCAGTTTTTCAGTCTCTAGATCGACTGCAATCACTTTCTCTCAATTATTATAGTCATAATATTGCACTTTCTCGACGAGAGTTTGACTTCCCATCAACTCTCAGAAAATTGACACTGCTCTATTTCGACTTTCGCGATCCATGGAGAAGAATTTCGACCATTGGAGAGCTACCTAACCTTGAAAACTTAAATCTAGATAGTTGCCACATTGAGGAGGACAAGTGGGATGTCAATGTCGGGGAGTTTCGTAATCTTAATATCCTGAAACTACAGTCTCTGGGAATTGTCAAATGGAATGCCTCGGAGGATGCTTTCCCGAACCTCAAGCGGCTAGTGTTGCGTCATTGTGGTAAACTAGAAAGCATACCTTCTAGTTTTGAGAGCTTGTATTCACTACAGTTAATTGAAGTGGAGAATTGCAGCCAATCTAGCACGAATTCTGCTATGGAAATTAAGGAAACACAAATTGAAGAGATGGGAAATGCCCAATTCAATGTCATTATCTCAGATTCATGA